The Kineothrix sp. MB12-C1 genome includes a window with the following:
- a CDS encoding alpha-1,2-fucosyltransferase, producing the protein MIIIQVAGGLGNQMQQYALYRKFLNLGIEAKLDISWFTEEKRQSGVLAKRELELNYFEGLAYEVCTEEEKQILIGRGRFFEKVKGKLFPQTKKVFYETDMYHQEIFSFRDKYLCGYWACEKYYADIVSLLREEIRFPTSGDFRNLEMADRMAKEESVSIHIRRGDYLDAENEAMFGNICTEAYYEGAIKEMKRLYPKAHFYLFSDDIEYVKRAYRGEEYTVLDINKGKDSFYDIWLMSRCKHNICANSTFSLWGARLNDNSEKVVIRPSIHKNSQKFDPQLMHELWKGWMLLDNEGRVV; encoded by the coding sequence ATGATTATTATACAGGTAGCCGGCGGGCTTGGCAATCAGATGCAGCAATACGCTTTATATCGGAAGTTCTTAAACCTTGGAATAGAAGCGAAGCTGGATATTTCCTGGTTTACGGAAGAAAAAAGACAAAGCGGTGTATTGGCGAAACGAGAGTTGGAACTGAATTATTTCGAAGGACTTGCATATGAAGTATGCACGGAAGAAGAAAAACAAATACTAATTGGAAGAGGAAGATTTTTTGAGAAGGTAAAAGGAAAATTGTTTCCTCAGACGAAGAAAGTTTTCTATGAGACGGATATGTACCATCAGGAAATTTTCAGTTTCCGGGATAAATATTTGTGCGGTTACTGGGCGTGCGAAAAGTATTATGCAGATATCGTGAGCCTTCTAAGGGAAGAAATAAGATTTCCGACAAGCGGTGATTTCAGAAATTTAGAGATGGCCGATCGAATGGCAAAAGAGGAGTCCGTCAGTATTCATATCCGTAGAGGGGACTATCTCGATGCGGAGAATGAAGCGATGTTCGGCAATATATGCACGGAGGCTTATTATGAGGGAGCGATAAAAGAAATGAAGCGTCTCTATCCGAAGGCTCATTTCTATCTATTTTCGGATGATATAGAATACGTAAAAAGGGCCTATAGAGGGGAAGAATATACAGTTCTGGATATTAACAAAGGCAAAGACAGCTTTTATGATATATGGTTGATGAGCCGATGCAAACACAATATATGTGCCAATTCCACCTTCAGCTTATGGGGTGCCAGACTGAACGATAATTCGGAGAAGGTGGTGATAAGGCCTTCTATCCATAAGAATTCGCAGAAATTTGACCCGCAGCTTATGCATGAACTGTGGAAGGGATGGATGCTCTTAGATAATGAAGGAAGAGTCGTATAG